Proteins co-encoded in one Sinobacterium norvegicum genomic window:
- the uvrB gene encoding excinuclease ABC subunit UvrB has translation MSGQQSQQENKKLKGRPFKVVSDYQPAGDQPKAIAELVDGIESGLTAQTLLGVTGSGKTFTVANVIEKIQRPTIVMVHNKTLAAQLYGEFKDFFPNNAVEYFVSYYDYYQPEAYVPSSDTFIEKDAAVNEHIEQMRLSATKALLERQDVIVVATVSAIYGLGDPKSFLGMVMHLDRGDLIDQRELLRRLAELQYTRNDMDFRRATYRVRGDVIDIYPADSEMEAVRVELFDEEIEKLSLFDPLTGEVLKKLPRVTIFPKSHYVTPRDKLLKATDYIEEELIGRLQQLRENNKLVEAQRLEQRTKYDLEMIRELGYCNGIENYSRYLSGRGNGEAPPTLYDYLPENALVVIDESHVSIPQIGAMYKGDRSRKETLVEFGFRLPSALDNRPMRFEEWESKVPQAIYVSATPAKYEEAHTQAVVEQLVRPTGLLDPVIEVRSAQTQVDDLLSEIHQRVAKQERVLVTTLTKRMAEDLTDYYDEHGVRVRYMHSDIDTVERVEIIRDLRLGEFDVLVGINLLREGLDMPEVSLVGILDADKEGFLRSDRALIQIIGRAARNLNGKAILYADKITGSMDRAMKETERRRQAQELFNKEHNITPTGLNKSVKDILEAGQAPGKGGKRRGKDGKRAEVGSAIEPTQMTPQQLNKAIAAMEEKMMQHARDLEFEEAASLRDELQKLRAKAFIR, from the coding sequence ATGTCGGGTCAGCAAAGCCAGCAAGAGAATAAAAAGTTAAAAGGGCGTCCCTTTAAAGTGGTTTCTGATTATCAGCCGGCGGGGGACCAGCCGAAGGCGATTGCTGAGCTGGTCGATGGCATCGAAAGTGGCTTGACGGCGCAGACCTTGCTGGGTGTGACGGGCTCGGGTAAAACGTTTACGGTGGCTAATGTCATCGAAAAGATTCAGCGGCCGACTATTGTCATGGTGCATAATAAGACACTGGCGGCGCAGTTATACGGTGAGTTTAAAGACTTCTTCCCCAATAATGCCGTCGAGTACTTTGTCTCCTATTACGATTATTATCAGCCTGAGGCCTATGTTCCCTCGTCCGATACCTTTATCGAAAAAGATGCGGCAGTTAATGAGCATATCGAGCAGATGCGCTTGTCGGCAACCAAGGCGTTATTAGAGCGTCAGGATGTGATTGTTGTGGCGACCGTCTCGGCGATTTATGGTCTGGGTGATCCGAAGTCCTTTCTTGGCATGGTGATGCACCTTGATCGTGGCGACTTAATCGATCAGCGTGAGTTGCTCCGGCGACTGGCGGAATTGCAGTATACCCGCAATGATATGGATTTCCGGCGAGCGACCTATCGCGTGCGTGGCGATGTCATCGATATTTATCCCGCCGATTCAGAGATGGAGGCGGTAAGGGTTGAGCTGTTTGATGAGGAGATCGAGAAGTTATCATTATTTGATCCGCTCACCGGAGAGGTATTAAAGAAGCTGCCACGGGTGACCATTTTTCCTAAGAGTCACTATGTGACCCCACGGGATAAATTGCTCAAGGCTACTGATTATATTGAAGAAGAGTTGATTGGCCGGCTACAGCAGCTGCGAGAGAACAATAAGTTGGTTGAGGCGCAGCGTTTAGAGCAGCGCACCAAATATGACTTGGAGATGATTCGTGAGCTGGGTTATTGCAACGGCATTGAAAACTACTCCCGCTATTTGTCGGGGCGAGGTAACGGAGAGGCGCCACCAACCCTTTATGACTATTTACCTGAGAACGCCCTGGTCGTCATCGATGAGTCGCATGTATCGATTCCGCAGATAGGGGCGATGTATAAGGGCGACCGCTCCCGCAAAGAGACGCTGGTTGAATTTGGCTTCCGTCTGCCATCGGCACTGGATAACAGGCCGATGCGTTTTGAGGAATGGGAGTCGAAGGTGCCGCAGGCGATTTATGTCTCGGCGACACCGGCTAAGTATGAGGAGGCCCATACCCAGGCGGTGGTTGAGCAGTTGGTGCGGCCAACGGGCTTGTTGGATCCGGTAATTGAGGTGCGCTCGGCACAGACTCAGGTAGATGATTTGCTGTCGGAGATCCATCAGCGTGTAGCGAAGCAAGAGCGAGTATTGGTCACGACGCTGACCAAGCGGATGGCCGAAGATTTAACGGATTATTATGATGAGCACGGCGTCCGCGTGCGTTATATGCACTCGGATATCGACACCGTCGAGCGGGTTGAAATCATTCGTGATCTTCGCCTCGGTGAGTTTGATGTGCTGGTCGGTATTAACCTGCTGAGGGAGGGTTTGGATATGCCCGAGGTGTCGTTGGTGGGAATACTCGATGCGGATAAGGAGGGTTTTTTACGCTCTGATCGCGCGCTTATTCAGATTATTGGTCGTGCCGCCCGTAACCTCAACGGCAAGGCGATACTCTACGCCGACAAAATAACTGGCTCGATGGATCGAGCAATGAAAGAAACCGAGCGACGCCGACAGGCGCAGGAATTATTTAACAAAGAGCATAATATCACTCCGACGGGGCTTAATAAGTCGGTGAAAGATATTCTAGAGGCGGGGCAGGCGCCAGGCAAGGGGGGTAAGCGACGTGGCAAGGACGGTAAGCGAGCCGAAGTGGGTAGTGCGATAGAGCCAACGCAGATGACGCCGCAGCAGTTGAACAAGGCCATTGCCGCAATGGAAGAAAAAATGATGCAGCATGCTCGTGACCTGGAGTTTGAAGAGGCTGCCTCGTTGCGAGATGAACTGCAAAAACTAAGGGCGAAAGCGTTTATTCGATAA